A segment of the Desulfitobacterium dehalogenans ATCC 51507 genome:
CGGCCCCGTGCAAGGGTAGAGCATCTCGCCTACCCGGATGTGTTCATCATCAAAATAACTAATGGGCCAATCCGCATCAATCAGCTCCAACACCCGTCGCTCGACAATATCCAAATCGATGTCCGGTTTTTCGGGAAACTCCAAAACAAAGCCATGCTTAATATCGCTATGAACCTCAGGGCGCTCCAGACCCATTTCCTCAAGTATCATCGAAGTAATATCTTCAGCACTATGGGCCATGCGTCGGTATTTAATCGATTCAAAAACAATCTCTGCTATACTGGCAGGCTCCGGACCAAAAACCGTGGGACGGGTTACAATAACCTCTTCCCCCACCCCAATAAGCACCTCTGCATTAATATCTAAAAAAGGATAGATCAAATCGAAATGCTCCACAACCACCCTTCGTCCCTTATCGAGGGCTGCCTTGACAGCCTCGGCTATTTTCCACGGCTGGGTAAAAGCCGATTCAAACCGCACATCCAAATGGTAAGTGTGACCGCGAAAATGACCGCGATCTGCATCATCCATCAAGGGGAGGGGACGTATGTTAATTCCATTGTCATCATTGGTCAATTCCAAGCCAGGAAACATACCGCGAATGAGCAAAGACTTTCCCGCCCCTGCATCACCGAGAAAACCAATCAATCGATCCTCAGGGCTTAGATACCTTTGCTGGAGATTCATCCCCAAAAATAGCAAACGCTTTTTCCCCCGCGGAGCAAAATATACTGCCTGCATTAAATGGTCATGGACAAAAAGTTTGGAAATTTTCGCCACCACCCCTCAAGACCAATACTTACTCTTCTATTGTAGACAGGAAGCATCTATTTGAAAAGCATAGTTTTCGCATTAAGGAGATTTGCGAACGCTTACGGCGAGTCCATCCCCTAAAGGCAGAATGCTGGTTTGCAATTCCGGATTCTGGGTTAACAGCTTTAAAAATTCCCGCAAATGGCTGACCATACGCTCATATTTCGGAGCATATTCGGAACCGGGTACCACCCAACCCCGAAACAGGACATTATCCACTACCATAATACCCCCATTACCTAACAAGGGAGTTACCAGCTCTAAATAATCAAGGTATTCTCCTTTGGCCGCATCCACAAAAATAAAATTAAATTCGCCTTTTGGAAAATCCTTCAAAATCTTTCGTGCATCTCCCATGACCACCTGAATCTTCTCCGCTACCCCTCCACGCCTAAAATACTCCATAGCCCGAGTGGCCCGATCCATGTTCATATCAAGGGTTACAATCTTTCCTTCTCGCCCCTCCAACCCCTTAGCCAGCCACAGGGTAGAATAGCCGATGGCTGTTCCCACTTCAAGGATTTGGGATGCTCCGCTGACCTTAACTAGCCAGGACAAAAAATTCCCCACAGGGGGAGTTACCACCGGAATCGTCTCCTTGAGCGCCTGATCTTCCATCTCCAGGAATAATTCATCCCGCATAGGCAACAGATCACCGAGAAATTGCTCTAATTCAAAAGCATAAAACACATTGACACCTTCTTCATCACTGGGAGTTCGCCATACGGATACGCACTAGAAATTACTCCTCAATGGGTATCATAACCCGGATTTAGCAAAATAACAATTCACAACAAGGGACGATCTTCATAATAAAAATAGGACAAGGGTCCCTCCCTTGTCCCACTG
Coding sequences within it:
- a CDS encoding alanine-tRNA synthetase second additional domain-containing protein, which produces MQAVYFAPRGKKRLLFLGMNLQQRYLSPEDRLIGFLGDAGAGKSLLIRGMFPGLELTNDDNGINIRPLPLMDDADRGHFRGHTYHLDVRFESAFTQPWKIAEAVKAALDKGRRVVVEHFDLIYPFLDINAEVLIGVGEEVIVTRPTVFGPEPASIAEIVFESIKYRRMAHSAEDITSMILEEMGLERPEVHSDIKHGFVLEFPEKPDIDLDIVERRVLELIDADWPISYFDDEHIRVGEMLYPCTGPRIHIKRTSEIKGFHLLKEFRFDPVEHLYTIAGIVGEAEGPNRSLLTL
- a CDS encoding O-methyltransferase, with translation MFYAFELEQFLGDLLPMRDELFLEMEDQALKETIPVVTPPVGNFLSWLVKVSGASQILEVGTAIGYSTLWLAKGLEGREGKIVTLDMNMDRATRAMEYFRRGGVAEKIQVVMGDARKILKDFPKGEFNFIFVDAAKGEYLDYLELVTPLLGNGGIMVVDNVLFRGWVVPGSEYAPKYERMVSHLREFLKLLTQNPELQTSILPLGDGLAVSVRKSP